The Haemophilus parainfluenzae genome window below encodes:
- a CDS encoding cytosine deaminase, translating to MLVKNVHIHNREGLWQILIEEGKISRIFSQNEVFNYSGEILDGEEGIIYPPFVEPHIHLDATQTAGQPNWNQSGTLFEGIERWAERKSLLSHEDVKSRAWKTLKWQIANGVQYVRTHVDVSDPTLTALKAMLEVKKEIAPWVDLQIVAFPQEGILSYLNGEKLLDQAMEMGADVVGGIPHFEFTREYGVESMHIAFDIASKYNKQIDIHCDEIDDEQSRFVETVAALALKYDMGEKVTASHTTAMHSYNNAYASRLFRLLKMSKIHFVANPLVNIHLQGRFDTYPKRRGVTRVKEMLKNNINVCFGHDDVFDPWYPLGTANMLQVLHMGLHVCQLMGYGQINDGLKLVTENSAKALGLTDYGIQEGNSANFIVLPAENGFDAVRRQVPTRYSIRHGKVISEIQLAKTTIHLSDSEQVNYR from the coding sequence ATGTTAGTTAAAAATGTACATATTCATAATCGAGAAGGGTTATGGCAGATTTTAATTGAAGAGGGAAAAATTAGTCGAATTTTTTCTCAAAATGAGGTTTTTAATTATTCGGGTGAGATACTCGATGGTGAAGAAGGTATTATTTATCCTCCATTTGTAGAACCTCATATTCATTTAGATGCAACACAAACAGCAGGGCAGCCTAATTGGAATCAATCTGGTACCTTATTTGAAGGGATTGAGCGTTGGGCTGAGCGTAAATCATTATTAAGCCATGAAGATGTAAAATCTCGAGCATGGAAGACATTAAAATGGCAGATTGCAAATGGAGTTCAGTATGTCCGTACTCATGTTGATGTCTCTGATCCAACATTAACAGCATTAAAAGCCATGCTTGAAGTTAAAAAAGAAATCGCCCCTTGGGTGGATTTACAGATTGTTGCATTTCCACAAGAAGGTATTTTGTCTTATCTAAATGGCGAGAAACTATTAGATCAGGCTATGGAGATGGGGGCTGATGTTGTTGGAGGTATTCCACACTTTGAATTTACCCGTGAATATGGAGTGGAATCTATGCATATCGCTTTTGATATTGCTAGTAAGTACAACAAACAGATTGATATCCATTGTGATGAAATTGATGATGAACAATCTCGTTTTGTTGAAACTGTCGCGGCGTTAGCCTTGAAATATGACATGGGGGAAAAGGTAACAGCAAGCCATACAACGGCCATGCACTCATATAATAATGCTTATGCATCACGCCTTTTCCGATTACTAAAAATGTCAAAAATTCATTTCGTGGCAAATCCATTAGTGAATATTCATCTTCAAGGACGCTTTGATACCTATCCAAAACGTCGTGGTGTAACACGAGTAAAAGAGATGCTTAAAAATAACATCAATGTTTGTTTTGGTCATGATGATGTGTTTGATCCTTGGTATCCGCTCGGTACAGCGAATATGCTACAGGTATTACACATGGGATTACATGTTTGCCAGTTAATGGGATATGGTCAAATTAATGATGGTTTGAAATTGGTCACTGAAAATAGTGCGAAAGCATTAGGTTTAACAGATTATGGAATCCAAGAAGGTAATAGTGCAAACTTTATTGTATTGCCTGCAGAAAATGGCTTTGATGCCGTACGCCGTCAAGTTCCTACTCGTTATTCTATTCGTCATGGTAAGGTGATTTCTGAGATACAGCTGGCAAAAACTACCATTCATTTATCCGATAGTGAACAAGTAAACTATCGTTAA
- the pxpA gene encoding 5-oxoprolinase subunit PxpA, with product MKKIDLNADIAEGFPFDEALLKLLSSANIACGLHAGGAKEMQSAVRFAKENQVRIGAHPGFPDRENFGRTQMDLPEQELIAHLRYQLGALKAICDGEGTEISYVKPHGALYNQAAKDEKLARLIAQTIRQFDSNLKLMGLAGSLMLRVAEEEGLQTISEVFADRHYMPDGSLVPRSQPNAMVESDEEAIQQVLQMVTESQVKAIDGSLVPVKAESICLHGDNQHSLQFAARIVEELEKNHITITA from the coding sequence ATGAAAAAAATTGATTTAAATGCCGATATTGCCGAAGGTTTTCCTTTTGATGAGGCATTATTGAAATTACTTTCTTCTGCCAATATTGCTTGCGGTTTACATGCCGGGGGAGCAAAAGAAATGCAAAGTGCGGTCAGATTTGCGAAAGAAAATCAGGTTCGCATTGGTGCTCATCCAGGTTTTCCGGATAGAGAAAACTTCGGGCGTACTCAAATGGATTTACCTGAACAGGAATTAATTGCGCATTTGCGGTATCAGCTTGGCGCCTTAAAAGCAATTTGTGATGGGGAAGGCACGGAAATTAGTTATGTTAAGCCACACGGTGCTTTATACAATCAAGCTGCTAAAGATGAAAAATTGGCCCGTTTAATTGCACAAACAATTCGTCAATTTGATTCTAATTTAAAATTAATGGGATTGGCGGGGAGCTTAATGTTACGCGTAGCTGAGGAAGAAGGTTTACAAACCATTTCTGAAGTGTTTGCGGATCGTCACTATATGCCTGATGGGAGTTTGGTACCTCGTTCGCAACCGAATGCCATGGTGGAGTCCGATGAGGAAGCCATTCAACAAGTGTTACAAATGGTAACAGAAAGTCAAGTCAAAGCTATTGATGGAAGCCTTGTGCCAGTGAAAGCAGAAAGTATATGTTTACATGGCGATAATCAACATTCTCTACAATTTGCAGCACGCATTGTGGAAGAATTAGAAAAAAATCATATAACAATAACGGCATAA
- a CDS encoding 5-oxoprolinase/urea amidolyase family protein → MIYVIDVQSRATIQDLGRFGLRRFGISHCGAMDKLALRAGNILLGNAEGAPAIEVPLGGITLQFHQDMNFCVTGAFYEMTLDDKPIFAYWRYQARAGQVLKMVRAKIGMYGYLCVQGGFILPQELNSCSTDLRAQIGGVEGRCLQVGDQLQTVNDPILRSEIGIAPIPLKHTIHALPSSEYQAFKRKSQYYWWRSKWTLQSSSDRMGYRFQGQKLELKQPLEMLSHAIQFGSVQVPPSGQPIILMADAQTTGGYPKIANVIDADLGALAQVRLGSTIQFEAVSLEQATKLRRKNEIYLDQIRRIADEKN, encoded by the coding sequence ATGATTTATGTTATTGATGTGCAATCCCGTGCCACAATTCAGGATTTAGGCCGTTTTGGTTTACGTCGATTTGGCATTAGTCATTGTGGGGCGATGGATAAATTAGCATTACGTGCAGGTAATATTTTACTCGGGAATGCTGAAGGAGCCCCAGCAATCGAAGTGCCTTTAGGTGGCATTACATTACAATTTCATCAAGATATGAATTTTTGTGTCACGGGGGCATTTTATGAAATGACCTTAGATGACAAACCGATTTTTGCTTATTGGCGTTATCAGGCGAGAGCGGGGCAAGTGCTGAAAATGGTACGTGCAAAAATTGGTATGTATGGCTATTTATGTGTTCAAGGTGGCTTTATCTTACCCCAAGAATTGAACTCTTGTAGTACGGATCTTCGAGCTCAAATAGGCGGTGTAGAAGGGCGTTGTTTACAAGTTGGAGATCAATTACAAACGGTAAATGATCCTATTTTACGTAGTGAAATTGGGATTGCACCCATTCCACTTAAACATACGATTCATGCGTTACCGTCCTCTGAATATCAGGCGTTTAAACGAAAATCCCAATATTATTGGTGGCGAAGTAAATGGACGTTGCAAAGCAGCAGTGATCGCATGGGCTATCGTTTTCAAGGGCAAAAATTAGAATTAAAACAACCGCTGGAAATGCTGTCTCACGCGATTCAATTTGGTAGTGTACAAGTTCCACCAAGTGGTCAACCAATTATTTTGATGGCTGATGCGCAAACTACGGGCGGTTATCCCAAAATTGCCAATGTGATCGATGCAGATCTAGGCGCGTTGGCACAAGTTCGTTTAGGCTCAACCATTCAATTTGAGGCAGTTAGTTTAGAACAGGCCACAAAATTACGTCGCAAAAATGAGATATACCTCGATCAAATTAGGAGAATTGCTGATGAAAAAAATTGA
- the pxpB gene encoding 5-oxoprolinase subunit PxpB: MNITPISESAVVCSLQPPASLQQQRQLWAFANQLQSEQDIVEVVVGMNNLTVFTDFYVDFGPFIQRLEQHWTELKVSTFQGRHIEIPVIYGGELGQDLCEVAKLHDTTPERIVKMHSDPIYTVYMIGFQPGFPYLGGLPESLHTPRRATPRTLVPAGSVGIGGAQTGIYPFSSPGGWQLIGHTKQALFDKNQAKPTLLQAGDTVKFVVEGIEL; encoded by the coding sequence ATGAATATAACCCCGATCAGCGAGTCGGCGGTGGTTTGCTCTTTACAGCCACCAGCTTCACTTCAACAACAACGCCAACTCTGGGCGTTTGCCAATCAACTACAGTCTGAGCAAGATATTGTAGAAGTTGTCGTGGGAATGAATAATCTTACGGTCTTCACTGATTTTTATGTGGATTTTGGTCCGTTTATTCAACGCTTGGAACAACATTGGACAGAATTGAAAGTCTCTACTTTTCAAGGTCGTCATATCGAAATTCCGGTAATTTATGGCGGTGAATTAGGACAGGATTTATGTGAGGTCGCCAAATTACATGACACAACACCGGAACGGATCGTTAAAATGCATAGTGATCCTATCTATACCGTGTATATGATTGGTTTCCAACCTGGTTTTCCATATTTAGGTGGTTTACCTGAAAGCCTGCATACGCCTCGCCGAGCCACACCACGAACACTTGTTCCAGCAGGTTCTGTTGGTATTGGTGGAGCTCAAACTGGCATTTATCCCTTTTCCTCTCCTGGCGGATGGCAATTAATCGGTCATACCAAGCAAGCACTCTTTGACAAAAATCAAGCGAAACCCACTTTATTACAAGCTGGCGATACAGTGAAATTTGTGGTGGAGGGCATTGAGCTATGA
- the fbp gene encoding class 1 fructose-bisphosphatase, with product MKTLSEFIVERQAEYPNAKGELSGILSSIRLLAKIIHRDINKAGLTNILGQSGIENVQGESQMKLDLFAHNTMNAALMSREEVAGFASEEEESFIGFDTERARNAKYIILTDPLDGSSNIDVNVSVGTIFSIYRRVSPIGSPVTLEDFMQPGNKQVAAGYIVYGSSTMLVYTTGHGVNGFTYDPSIGTFCLSHENMKMPKEGKIYSINEGQYLKFPQGVKKYIKYCQEEDKATNRPYTSRYIGSLVADFHRNLLKGGIYIYPSATNYPNGKLRLLYEGNPIAFLAEQAGGIASDGYNRILDIQPTELHQRVPLFVGSAEMVKKAEEMMREFKED from the coding sequence ATGAAAACATTGAGTGAATTTATTGTTGAACGCCAAGCAGAGTACCCAAACGCCAAAGGGGAACTTAGTGGTATTTTGTCTTCTATTCGTTTATTAGCAAAAATCATTCATCGTGATATCAACAAAGCGGGTTTAACCAATATCCTTGGTCAGTCTGGTATCGAAAATGTACAAGGTGAAAGCCAAATGAAATTGGACCTATTCGCCCATAACACTATGAATGCAGCCCTTATGTCGCGTGAAGAGGTAGCGGGTTTTGCTTCAGAGGAAGAAGAAAGCTTTATCGGTTTTGATACTGAACGCGCTCGTAATGCCAAATATATTATTTTGACCGACCCACTTGATGGTTCATCCAATATTGATGTGAACGTTTCGGTTGGGACAATCTTCTCTATTTACCGTCGTGTATCCCCTATTGGCTCACCTGTTACCTTAGAAGATTTTATGCAACCAGGTAATAAACAAGTCGCGGCGGGTTACATCGTGTATGGTTCTTCTACCATGTTGGTTTATACCACTGGTCACGGTGTGAATGGTTTCACTTATGATCCGTCTATCGGTACCTTCTGTCTTTCTCATGAAAATATGAAGATGCCAAAAGAGGGAAAAATATATTCCATCAATGAAGGACAATATCTCAAATTCCCACAAGGGGTAAAAAAATACATTAAATACTGCCAAGAGGAAGATAAAGCGACTAACCGCCCTTATACTTCACGTTATATCGGTTCATTAGTGGCTGACTTCCACCGTAATTTATTAAAAGGTGGTATCTATATTTATCCAAGCGCAACGAACTACCCAAATGGTAAACTTCGTTTACTTTATGAGGGCAATCCAATTGCATTCTTAGCAGAACAAGCGGGCGGTATTGCCTCTGATGGTTACAATCGAATTTTAGATATTCAACCAACTGAACTTCACCAACGTGTACCACTTTTTGTTGGTTCTGCAGAAATGGTGAAAAAAGCAGAAGAAATGATGAGAGAATTTAAAGAAGATTAA
- the lptG gene encoding LPS export ABC transporter permease LptG yields MNTLDRYIGKSILGAIFATLFTLVGLSAIIKFVEQFRSVGKGSYDIWQAVAYTGLTIPKDVETFFPMAALLGALIALGNLASRSELVVMQSAGFSRFKIGLAVMKTALPLVLFTMIIGEWGIPQTEQFARDMRTRALSGGSMLSVKNGVWAKDGNNFVYVRRITDDAQLEDIYIYTFDDQRNLTHLKHANQAQYSAENNQWQLRQVNNSVVSKEQITTTNRLTEDWATSLTPDKLGSVSLRPTSLSISGLYEYIAFLKQTGQDSRRFELTYWRKILQPLSVGVMMMLALSFIFGSLRSVTAGARIVTGICFGFLFYVVNEIFGQMSVVFNAPAFLGALMPSLLFMAIIWWLLARKRD; encoded by the coding sequence ATGAATACTCTTGATCGTTATATCGGTAAAAGCATTTTAGGGGCAATTTTTGCCACGCTATTTACGTTGGTTGGCCTTTCGGCAATTATCAAATTTGTAGAGCAATTCCGTAGCGTAGGGAAAGGTTCTTATGATATTTGGCAAGCGGTGGCTTATACAGGATTAACTATTCCTAAAGATGTGGAAACCTTTTTCCCAATGGCAGCTTTGTTAGGTGCCTTAATTGCGTTAGGTAATTTAGCCAGCCGCAGTGAATTAGTGGTAATGCAATCTGCGGGTTTTTCTCGTTTTAAAATTGGATTAGCCGTCATGAAAACGGCACTTCCACTGGTACTTTTTACCATGATTATTGGTGAGTGGGGGATTCCACAAACTGAACAGTTTGCTCGTGATATGCGTACTCGTGCACTTTCCGGTGGTTCAATGCTTTCGGTAAAAAATGGTGTATGGGCAAAAGACGGCAATAATTTCGTGTATGTTCGTCGTATTACTGATGATGCACAATTAGAAGATATTTATATTTATACCTTTGATGACCAGCGTAATCTCACTCATTTGAAGCATGCAAATCAAGCGCAATATTCTGCTGAAAATAATCAATGGCAGTTACGCCAAGTCAATAATTCAGTGGTGTCAAAAGAGCAAATTACCACGACAAACCGTTTAACAGAAGATTGGGCAACAAGCTTAACGCCAGATAAATTAGGCTCAGTTTCGTTACGTCCAACGTCATTATCCATTTCCGGTTTGTATGAGTATATTGCGTTCTTAAAACAAACAGGACAGGATTCTCGCCGTTTTGAATTAACCTATTGGCGTAAGATTTTACAGCCCCTTTCTGTAGGTGTGATGATGATGCTTGCGTTATCTTTTATCTTCGGTTCATTACGTAGTGTCACTGCAGGAGCGAGAATCGTAACGGGGATTTGCTTTGGGTTCTTGTTCTATGTCGTCAATGAAATTTTTGGACAAATGAGTGTAGTATTTAATGCGCCGGCCTTTTTAGGTGCACTAATGCCAAGTCTCCTATTTATGGCAATCATTTGGTGGTTACTCGCGAGAAAACGAGATTAA
- the lptF gene encoding LPS export ABC transporter permease LptF, which yields MILTRYLTKEVFKSQVAILFILLLIFFSQQLVRVLGSAANGKVPADLVFSLLGLGMPTMAQLMLPLCLFIAILLTFGRLYAESEITVMRACGVGQRILVRVALILSLLTAGLAAYNALWLSPWAIQKQAAIVEDAKANPTMGALTSGQFMSTSNNNFVLFIDKINGNQISDVYLFQMKAKGQTKPSVVTAEKGELKALPNGDQVLNLQNTLRVEGTSVLPDFRITHFDDYQAYLGHQETNTESDEAAELSFEQLLKDNSAAAKAELHWRITLILAVPLMALIAVPMSKVNPRQGRFAKILPALLLYLIYFLLQSSFKSAGGAGKLDAGLLMPLVNIAFLILGIVLNSWDSTAMHKFRRVFRKG from the coding sequence ATGATATTAACCCGATATTTAACAAAGGAAGTCTTTAAAAGCCAGGTTGCAATTTTGTTTATTTTGCTTTTAATTTTCTTCAGCCAACAACTTGTTCGCGTACTTGGTTCAGCGGCAAATGGTAAAGTGCCCGCCGATCTTGTGTTCTCTTTACTCGGTTTAGGGATGCCAACAATGGCGCAATTAATGTTGCCATTATGTTTGTTTATCGCCATTTTACTGACTTTCGGTCGTCTCTATGCAGAAAGTGAAATTACGGTAATGCGGGCCTGTGGTGTGGGCCAACGTATTCTTGTTCGCGTGGCGTTAATTCTTTCTTTACTCACAGCGGGATTGGCTGCTTACAATGCTTTATGGCTTTCCCCATGGGCCATTCAAAAACAAGCAGCTATTGTTGAAGATGCTAAAGCGAATCCTACCATGGGCGCATTGACTTCTGGTCAATTCATGTCCACAAGCAATAATAATTTCGTCTTATTCATTGATAAGATTAACGGTAATCAAATCAGTGATGTCTATCTTTTCCAAATGAAAGCCAAAGGTCAAACGAAACCATCAGTAGTTACCGCTGAAAAAGGTGAGTTAAAAGCTTTACCAAATGGCGACCAAGTACTGAATTTACAAAATACTTTGCGTGTAGAAGGTACATCGGTACTTCCTGATTTCCGTATTACGCATTTTGATGATTACCAAGCGTATTTAGGTCATCAAGAGACAAATACAGAAAGTGATGAAGCGGCTGAATTATCTTTTGAGCAATTATTAAAAGATAACAGTGCAGCAGCAAAAGCAGAGTTGCATTGGCGCATTACCTTAATTTTAGCGGTGCCTTTAATGGCGCTCATCGCCGTGCCAATGAGTAAAGTGAATCCTCGCCAAGGCCGTTTTGCGAAAATCTTACCGGCACTATTGCTTTATTTAATTTACTTCTTATTACAAAGCTCATTTAAATCTGCGGGTGGTGCAGGTAAGCTTGATGCAGGTTTATTAATGCCATTGGTAAATATCGCCTTTTTAATTTTAGGCATTGTGCTGAATAGTTGGGATAGTACCGCTATGCATAAATTTCGTCGTGTATTCAGAAAAGGGTAA
- a CDS encoding leucyl aminopeptidase: MKYQANSTALSQSTDCLIIGIHENNELTKSFNEIDQITQGYLSQLAQSQDLSGKIGQATLLHSLPNLATKRLLVAGCGRKGETTERQFKQIIQRVTQTLKELNIQQAVNNLTDVEIKDRDLFWNVRFTVETIEHNLYQFDEFKSKKADAIPLQEIVFNTDDSQAQQAIAEAQAIANGVKAARNIANMPPNICTPAYLAEQAKNLAETSAALSLDVIDEEDMTKLGMNAYLAVSRGSQNPAYMSILHFNNAPDKNAKPIVLVGKGLTFDAGGISLKPAADMDEMKYDMCGAASVFGTMKAIAELNLPLNVIGVLAGCENLPDGNAYRPGDILTTMNGLTVEVLNTDAEGRLVLCDTLTYVERFEPQYVIDVATLTGACVVALGQHNSGLVSTNDALAKQLLLAAQQTTDKAWRLPLSEEYQEQLKSPFADLANIGGRWGGAITAGAFLSNFTKKYTWAHLDIAGTAWLQGANKGATGRPVSLLTQFLINQTK; encoded by the coding sequence ATGAAATATCAAGCAAACTCAACCGCACTTTCTCAATCAACCGATTGCCTTATTATCGGCATTCATGAGAACAATGAATTGACAAAAAGTTTCAATGAAATCGATCAAATCACACAAGGTTACCTCAGCCAGTTAGCTCAAAGCCAAGATCTTTCAGGTAAAATTGGCCAAGCGACTCTGCTTCATTCATTACCTAATCTTGCGACTAAACGCCTGTTAGTCGCAGGTTGTGGTAGAAAAGGCGAAACGACTGAACGCCAATTTAAACAAATCATCCAACGCGTGACTCAAACATTAAAAGAATTAAATATTCAACAAGCGGTGAATAATTTAACGGATGTGGAAATTAAAGATCGCGATCTATTTTGGAATGTGCGTTTTACCGTTGAAACCATCGAACATAATCTTTATCAATTTGATGAATTTAAGAGCAAAAAAGCGGATGCTATCCCACTTCAAGAAATCGTTTTTAATACCGATGATTCGCAAGCTCAACAAGCCATTGCAGAAGCGCAAGCCATTGCAAATGGTGTAAAAGCTGCGCGTAATATCGCGAATATGCCGCCCAATATTTGTACACCGGCTTATTTAGCTGAACAAGCTAAAAATTTAGCCGAAACATCAGCCGCACTTTCCCTCGATGTGATTGATGAAGAAGACATGACAAAGCTTGGCATGAATGCGTATTTAGCCGTATCTCGAGGTTCGCAAAATCCAGCTTATATGTCTATTTTACATTTCAACAATGCACCTGATAAAAATGCGAAACCTATCGTATTAGTGGGCAAAGGATTGACCTTTGATGCGGGCGGTATTTCTTTAAAACCAGCCGCAGATATGGATGAGATGAAATACGATATGTGCGGTGCTGCTTCAGTATTCGGTACAATGAAAGCCATTGCTGAATTAAATCTACCACTCAATGTTATCGGTGTATTAGCGGGTTGTGAAAACTTGCCTGATGGGAATGCTTATCGTCCAGGTGATATTCTCACCACGATGAATGGTTTAACCGTAGAAGTGTTAAATACTGATGCTGAAGGACGTTTAGTGCTTTGTGATACATTAACTTATGTAGAGCGTTTTGAACCGCAATATGTGATTGATGTTGCGACCCTAACAGGCGCTTGCGTGGTAGCTTTAGGTCAACATAACAGCGGCTTAGTTTCAACTAACGATGCCTTAGCCAAGCAGTTATTACTAGCCGCACAGCAAACTACTGACAAAGCTTGGCGTTTACCATTAAGTGAAGAATATCAAGAGCAATTAAAATCCCCATTTGCTGATTTAGCAAATATTGGCGGTCGTTGGGGCGGTGCAATTACTGCAGGCGCATTCCTCTCTAACTTTACGAAAAAGTACACCTGGGCACATTTAGATATCGCCGGGACAGCTTGGCTTCAAGGTGCAAATAAAGGCGCAACCGGTCGTCCAGTGTCTCTATTAACACAATTTTTAATTAATCAAACCAAGTAA
- a CDS encoding endonuclease/exonuclease/phosphatase family protein: MKRIYRFLAIGLLLLILGGGYFFANLTIFKRTFIQLNTSQKVNYIPFDNRLNMQCDKADNSVYKLASSHFRLVNWNVHKGQDKGWQKDLARLSEQADFVLLQEATQHQNLSTFSTALFVSSFSFKDLLSGVKTFTKTQPEWYCGGGVAEPLIQIPKVASVMSFPLEKGDSLLLINVHLINFEWGISAYQTQLEQLFSFVENHQGPIIMSGDFNVWNERRLNLANNLMQKYGLDAVTLSQDERVRFLGYPLDYIFTRGIKVVSATSEVVTSSDHNPLLVEFELE, translated from the coding sequence ATGAAGCGAATTTATCGATTTTTAGCTATTGGATTACTATTGCTGATTTTAGGTGGCGGCTATTTTTTTGCGAATTTAACAATTTTTAAACGTACATTTATCCAATTAAATACGTCACAAAAAGTAAATTATATTCCTTTTGACAACAGGTTAAATATGCAATGTGACAAGGCTGATAATTCAGTGTATAAATTAGCCTCTTCACATTTTCGTTTAGTCAATTGGAATGTGCATAAAGGGCAAGATAAGGGGTGGCAAAAAGATTTAGCGAGATTGTCTGAACAAGCTGATTTTGTGTTATTACAAGAGGCGACGCAGCATCAAAATTTAAGTACATTTTCGACCGCACTTTTTGTGTCATCTTTTTCTTTTAAAGATCTCTTATCAGGTGTAAAAACATTCACCAAAACGCAACCAGAATGGTATTGCGGTGGTGGCGTAGCAGAACCATTAATACAAATTCCCAAAGTGGCAAGTGTGATGAGTTTTCCATTAGAAAAAGGCGATAGCTTGCTACTTATTAATGTGCATTTGATTAATTTTGAATGGGGGATTTCCGCTTATCAAACTCAGTTAGAGCAGCTCTTTTCTTTTGTGGAAAATCATCAAGGCCCCATCATTATGTCTGGCGATTTTAATGTATGGAATGAGCGTCGTCTGAATTTAGCTAATAATTTGATGCAAAAATATGGATTAGATGCAGTGACGCTCTCTCAAGATGAGCGGGTTAGATTTTTAGGTTATCCACTTGATTATATTTTTACGCGAGGCATAAAAGTGGTGAGTGCAACATCAGAAGTGGTTACTTCATCAGATCATAATCCATTACTGGTTGAATTCGAATTGGAATAA
- the ytfE gene encoding iron-sulfur cluster repair protein YtfE, whose amino-acid sequence MSFGDKKLSEIAISVPGSTSLLREYDLDFCCGGSDTLAHAAAEKGLNLADLETRLTALQNSKAENPEEYWVGANYGEVIDHILVRYHQRHREQLQELIVLADRVESVHGDRDDCPIGVAAELRNVYDDLSNHMMKEEHVLFPMIKAGNYIMAQMPIRMMEMEHAEHGEHLDVLKSLTNNMTPPADACNTWRALYSGIQEFADDLMMHIHRENNVLFPRVIAENH is encoded by the coding sequence ATGTCTTTTGGAGATAAAAAATTAAGTGAAATCGCAATCAGTGTACCCGGCTCAACTTCACTACTTCGTGAATATGATTTAGATTTCTGCTGTGGTGGTTCAGATACACTCGCTCACGCAGCGGCAGAAAAAGGACTCAATTTAGCAGACCTCGAAACGCGCTTAACTGCGCTACAAAACAGCAAAGCAGAAAACCCTGAAGAATATTGGGTTGGTGCAAATTATGGCGAAGTTATCGATCATATTTTAGTTCGCTATCATCAACGTCACCGTGAACAACTTCAAGAATTAATCGTGTTAGCAGATCGCGTAGAAAGTGTTCATGGTGATCGCGATGATTGCCCTATCGGCGTAGCAGCGGAATTGCGCAATGTCTATGATGATTTAAGCAACCATATGATGAAAGAAGAGCACGTGCTTTTCCCTATGATCAAAGCGGGAAATTATATAATGGCACAAATGCCAATTCGTATGATGGAAATGGAACACGCAGAACATGGCGAACATTTAGACGTATTGAAATCATTAACAAACAATATGACACCTCCAGCTGATGCTTGCAATACATGGCGTGCACTTTACAGCGGTATTCAAGAATTTGCAGATGATTTAATGATGCATATTCATCGTGAAAATAATGTTTTATTCCCTCGTGTGATTGCTGAAAATCACTAA